Proteins encoded together in one Quercus lobata isolate SW786 chromosome 3, ValleyOak3.0 Primary Assembly, whole genome shotgun sequence window:
- the LOC115979023 gene encoding nudix hydrolase 13, mitochondrial-like isoform X1, whose translation MASLQARTGREKQRYEGQLRLVAGCIPYRLEQNVEVCYSNSENKLLVLMISSPNRKDLVFPKGGWEEDENMRDAACREALEEAGVKGILSENPLGFWVFRSKSRENSCNLGGGCKGFMFALKVTEELDSWPEQALHERKWLTIEEAFKFCRYDWMRDALNIFLTTFSKEKPMGMREESVELPIRPLSDAGDECQMASSGCFGKPSSVQHLQNSSSKCIVQG comes from the exons ATGGCGTCTTTGCAAGCCAGAACAGGAAGAGAGAAACAACGCTACGAGGGTCAACTTAGGCTCGTTGCAGG CTGTATTCCTTACAGGCTTGAGCAGAATGTTGAGGTTTGCTATAGCAATTCAGAGAATAAATTGCTAGTTCTTATGATTTCTTCACCAAATCGGAAGGATCTTGTGTTTCCAAAG GGTGGATGGGAGGAGGATGAGAATATGCGTGATGCTGCATGTCGCGAGGCGTTGGAGGAAGCAGGAGTGAAAGGAATACTTAGT GAAAACCCACTAGGATTTTGGGTGTTCAGAAGCAAGAGCAGAGAGAACAGCTGCAATCTGGGAGGAGGTTGTAAAGGCTTTATGTTTGCATTAAAGGTGACTGAAGAGCTTGACTCTTGGCCAGAGCAGGCTCTCCATGAAAGGAAATGG CTCACAATAGAGGAAGCATTCAAATTCTGCCGTTATGATTGGATGCGGGATGCTCTTAACATATTTTTGACAACTTTCTCAAAGGAAAAGCCAATGGGGATGAGAGAAGAATCAGTGGAGCTACCTATAAGGCCACTTTCAGATGCTGGTGATGAGTGTCAAATGGCATCATCTGGCTGCTTTGGTAAGCCTTCTAGTGTTCAACACCTTCAGAATTCTTCTAGCAAATGCATTGTACAGGGTTAA
- the LOC115978903 gene encoding 40S ribosomal protein S27-2 codes for MVLQNDIDLLNPPAELEKRKHKLKRLVQSPNSFFMDVKCQGCFNITTVFSHSQTVVVCGNCQTVLCQPTGGRARLTEGCSFRRKGD; via the exons ATG GTTCTTCAAAACGACATCGATTTGCTCAACCCTCCTGCTGAGCTTGAGAAGAGGAAGCACAAGCTCAAGCGTCTTGTGCAATCTCCCAACTCTTTTTTCATG GATGTGAAGTGCCAGGGATGCTTTAACAT AACAACGGTGTTCAGTCACTCCCAAACTGTGGTGGTGTGTGGGAATTGCCAGACAGTACTGTGCCAGCCGACTGGTGGGCGTGCTAGGCTAACCGAGGGTTGCTCTTTCAGAAGGAAGGGGGATTGA
- the LOC115979023 gene encoding nudix hydrolase 13, mitochondrial-like isoform X2, translating into MASLQARTGREKQRYEGQLRLVAGLEQNVEVCYSNSENKLLVLMISSPNRKDLVFPKGGWEEDENMRDAACREALEEAGVKGILSENPLGFWVFRSKSRENSCNLGGGCKGFMFALKVTEELDSWPEQALHERKWLTIEEAFKFCRYDWMRDALNIFLTTFSKEKPMGMREESVELPIRPLSDAGDECQMASSGCFGKPSSVQHLQNSSSKCIVQG; encoded by the exons ATGGCGTCTTTGCAAGCCAGAACAGGAAGAGAGAAACAACGCTACGAGGGTCAACTTAGGCTCGTTGCAGG GCTTGAGCAGAATGTTGAGGTTTGCTATAGCAATTCAGAGAATAAATTGCTAGTTCTTATGATTTCTTCACCAAATCGGAAGGATCTTGTGTTTCCAAAG GGTGGATGGGAGGAGGATGAGAATATGCGTGATGCTGCATGTCGCGAGGCGTTGGAGGAAGCAGGAGTGAAAGGAATACTTAGT GAAAACCCACTAGGATTTTGGGTGTTCAGAAGCAAGAGCAGAGAGAACAGCTGCAATCTGGGAGGAGGTTGTAAAGGCTTTATGTTTGCATTAAAGGTGACTGAAGAGCTTGACTCTTGGCCAGAGCAGGCTCTCCATGAAAGGAAATGG CTCACAATAGAGGAAGCATTCAAATTCTGCCGTTATGATTGGATGCGGGATGCTCTTAACATATTTTTGACAACTTTCTCAAAGGAAAAGCCAATGGGGATGAGAGAAGAATCAGTGGAGCTACCTATAAGGCCACTTTCAGATGCTGGTGATGAGTGTCAAATGGCATCATCTGGCTGCTTTGGTAAGCCTTCTAGTGTTCAACACCTTCAGAATTCTTCTAGCAAATGCATTGTACAGGGTTAA